Proteins encoded by one window of Anopheles maculipalpis chromosome 2RL, idAnoMacuDA_375_x, whole genome shotgun sequence:
- the LOC126559796 gene encoding E3 ubiquitin-protein ligase TRIM37-like produces MASGSEDLPFQCNSETLQCLICLKHIEDPRLCPQCSKLFCYGCIRQWLQKANNENGNPTCPYCRCVCNIDNFVKILAGSPLYPCKPIANESSATDQSNKDAGKNDPEKVLQRLDKILLETQGFFNETNKRVVQELDKQHALVKQTKDNLIKTVNLMVQQELKDIHQQFHAKIAEINAWSEILTNKLDKHQFDISSVKATVEQSSPAERVAKQFEIEKSCTKVSEALKSISLNVKPLSFNSKLIPEPSSWKFAVTRYSTIRRTNEVQYSDLVTDDIGSVWRLEVHPCGFDDAKNTSLSIFLQLYNGIEGRYHYSFELLGPTTNHFYEAEDYFELRKGWGQNHFIDLKSLQESFLVDDGFEVKFSIRSLNLIDKYGKMKKRAELLTTETEQLKKLAYPISLDEVVTIRNVVEAAKSSTCLYSDILCDDIGGQWRLQVYPGGNAECRGQFISIFLELYSGIPNKYEFTVALLHQNVKKIVKKSLEYCIQPSLPFGWKTFLGREELINNGYIQKDSLSIRLTVKPPNATQKLNYLRQQMEHNMEHSIEHSMNPTRKQSVISNDSKPSTSQEPLETRLRKASISIYKKFVTKSSSTEQQ; encoded by the exons ATGGCATCCGGTTCAGAAGACCTGCCCTTTCAGTGCAATAGTGAAACGCTTCAGTGCCTGATCTGCTTGAAGCATATTGAAGATCCTCGGCTTTGTCCCCAATGTTCCAAGCTGTTTTGCTACGGTTGCATTCGCCAATGGTTGCAAAAAGCGAACAACGAAAATGGCAATCCGACATGCCCGTATTGTAGATGTGTGTGTAATATAGATAACTTCGTGAAAATTCTAGCAGGTAGTCCACTGTATCCATGCAAACCGATTGCTAACGAAAGCAGTGCAACCGACCAATCGAACAAGGACGCAGGAAAGAATGATCCTGAAAAAGTTCTACAACGACTCGACAAGATACTGCTCGAAACACAAGGTTTCTTTAATGAAACTAATAAACGCGTCGTACAAGAGCTGGACAAGCAGCATGCGCTTgtgaaacaaacgaaagatAATCTGATAAAAACTGTTAACTTAATGGTGCAGCAAGAGCTGAAAGATATCCACCAGCAGTTTCATGCCAAAATTGCCGAAATCAATGCATGGAGTGAAATATTGACAAACAAATTGGATAAGCATCAGTTTGACATCTCATCCGTCAAAGCCACCGTAGAGCAAAGCTCTCCTGCAGAGCGTGTCGCAAAGCAGTTTGAGATTGAAAAATCTTGCACAAAAGTCTCCGAAGCCCTTAAGTCAATTTCGCTGAACGTAAAACCCCTTAGTTTTAACAG TAAACTAATTCCGGAACCATCAAGCTGGAAGTTCGCTGTGACAAGATACTCCACCATAAGACGTACTAATGAAGTACAGTACTCTGATCTTGTCACCGATGATATTGGTTCAGTGTGGCGGTTGGAGGTGCATCCGTGCGGGTTTGACGATGCCAAAAACACATCCCTAAGCATTTTTCTCCAGCTATACAATGGGATCGAGGGGCGGTATCATTATTCTTTCGAGCTGCTCGGTCCCACAACGAATCACTTCTATGAGGCGGAAGATTATTTCGAGCTACGCAAAGGCTGGGGACAAAATCATTTCATCGACCTGAAGTCATTGCAAGAATCGTTTCTTGTGGACGATGGATTCGAGGTTAAATTTTCTATCCGTTCGCTCAACCTCATCGACAAGtatggaaaaatgaaaaagcgaGCCGAGCTACTTACAACCGAAACGGAACAACTGAAGAA ATTAGCCTATCCGATCAGTCTAGATGAAGTTGTCACCATCCGAAATGTGGTGGAAGCAGCCAAATCATCTACCTGTCTATACTCTGACATTCTGTGTGATGATATTGGTGGCCAATGGCGCCTACAAGTCTATCCGGGTGGCAATGCGGAATGCAGAGGGCAATTTATCAGCATTTTTCTGGAGCTATATTCCGGCATTCCTAATAA GTACGAATTCACCGTTGCATTGCTGCATCAGAACGTGAAGaagattgttaaaaaatcGCTAGAATATTGCATCCAGCCTTCATTACCATTCGGATGGAAAACGTTTTTGGGCCGCGAGGAGTTGATTAACAACGGCTACATACAGAAAGATTCACTCTCGATTCGGCTTACTGTGAAGCCACCTAACGCCACCCAGAAGCTTAACTATCTTCGGCAGCAAATGGAACATAACATGGAGCATAGTATAGAGCATAGCATGAACCCGACACGCAAACAGTCCGTGATCTCGAACGATTCCAAGCCTTCCACTTCGCAGGAACCACTTGAAACGCGTCTACGCAAAGCATCCATAagtatttataaaaaatttgTCACCAAATCATCCAGCACTGAACAACAGTGA